The following proteins are encoded in a genomic region of Aliiroseovarius sp. F47248L:
- a CDS encoding DUF2793 domain-containing protein — protein sequence MPDSSPILSLPLIQVAQAQKHVTHNEALRILDILVQLSVLTADTISPPPAAVEGDRHIVPVGATGDWAGQDRTISWLQDGVWQFIAPQSGWRADVTATAQQLRFDGSQWVDTAPTTNNLDLVGVNTTADATNKLAVAADASLLSHNGTSHQLKINKAAMGDTASLLFQSNWSGRAEFGLTGDDDFHVKTSADGSIWNDAIVATGAGDVGIGKTPAAKLDVDGIMRLTPTPSASLPTAASIGAGGIAFVSDAVGGAQLAYCDGASWLKISDGTAI from the coding sequence ATGCCCGACAGTTCGCCCATTCTTTCCCTTCCCCTGATCCAAGTTGCGCAGGCGCAGAAGCATGTAACCCATAATGAAGCACTGCGCATTTTGGACATATTGGTCCAGTTGTCGGTCTTAACCGCCGATACGATTAGCCCACCCCCCGCCGCAGTCGAAGGTGACCGACACATCGTGCCCGTCGGTGCAACAGGGGATTGGGCTGGACAGGATCGGACAATCTCATGGCTTCAGGATGGTGTTTGGCAATTTATTGCCCCGCAGAGCGGCTGGCGTGCAGATGTTACAGCAACCGCTCAACAACTGCGGTTTGACGGCAGTCAATGGGTCGATACGGCGCCAACGACCAACAACCTTGATCTGGTTGGCGTAAATACAACTGCAGATGCCACCAATAAACTGGCTGTTGCGGCTGACGCGAGTTTGCTGTCGCATAACGGCACGTCTCATCAGTTGAAAATCAACAAGGCAGCAATGGGCGATACGGCGTCGCTGTTATTTCAGTCCAACTGGTCTGGACGGGCTGAATTTGGACTGACCGGAGACGACGATTTTCACGTTAAAACCAGCGCCGATGGAAGCATCTGGAACGATGCGATCGTCGCGACTGGTGCAGGTGATGTTGGGATCGGCAAGACCCCTGCCGCAAAGCTGGATGTAGATGGCATCATGCGTCTGACACCAACACCAAGTGCTAGCCTGCCCACAGCAGCCAGCATTGGGGCAGGCGGCATCGCCTTTGTCTCGGATGCTGTAGGCGGGGCACAGCTGGCCTATTGCGACGGAGCATCTTGGCTGAAGATCAGCGATGGAACCGCCATCTGA
- a CDS encoding glycosyltransferase family 2 protein, whose translation MSANPHIKILLATYNGSANLEEQLQSISAQTHANWSILASDDGSTDDTRDVLDRFNKLGHRVTVLDGPRSGAAENFMSLVRRLSDHTEDGDWAAFSDQDDVWLPSKLERAVNRLNAINDDQPALFCARTWITDEQLGGKRVSAPRPLPLSFRNALVQNVAAGNTIVVNKIGAKLLAEAAQEVEEVVIHDWWAYQIVSGAGGHLCHDDEPALLYRQHSVNQIGANDSKRAKLKRMAMLLSGTYTQWNKINVAAMRQSSHRFTAENQHILDEFARLHDLPVLQRMRSMKQLRLYRQTRASTAALWFAALARRI comes from the coding sequence ATGTCCGCCAATCCACATATCAAAATCCTGCTGGCCACATATAATGGTTCGGCAAACTTGGAAGAGCAGCTTCAAAGCATTAGCGCGCAAACTCATGCGAACTGGTCAATACTGGCAAGTGACGATGGCTCAACCGATGATACACGCGACGTCTTGGACAGATTTAACAAACTGGGGCACCGCGTTACGGTTCTTGACGGTCCACGCTCTGGGGCGGCCGAGAATTTCATGTCATTGGTCAGGCGCTTATCAGATCATACAGAGGACGGTGATTGGGCGGCGTTCAGTGATCAGGATGATGTTTGGCTACCCAGCAAACTTGAACGGGCGGTGAACAGGCTAAACGCCATAAATGATGATCAACCCGCACTTTTCTGCGCACGCACTTGGATTACCGACGAACAACTGGGTGGAAAACGCGTCTCGGCCCCGCGCCCGCTTCCCCTGAGCTTCCGTAACGCCCTTGTCCAGAATGTAGCGGCAGGAAACACAATCGTTGTGAATAAAATCGGGGCTAAACTGCTTGCCGAGGCCGCTCAGGAAGTCGAAGAGGTCGTTATTCATGACTGGTGGGCTTATCAGATCGTCTCGGGTGCAGGTGGGCATCTGTGTCACGACGATGAGCCGGCTCTTCTCTACCGCCAGCATTCCGTCAATCAAATTGGTGCGAACGACAGTAAACGCGCAAAACTGAAGCGTATGGCAATGCTGCTCAGCGGGACTTACACCCAGTGGAATAAGATCAATGTAGCGGCAATGCGGCAATCATCACATCGCTTCACCGCTGAAAATCAGCACATTCTGGATGAATTTGCGCGCCTTCATGATTTGCCAGTCTTACAGCGTATGCGCAGTATGAAGCAGCTTCGACTGTATCGCCAAACTCGCGCGAGCACTGCAGCTTTATGGTTTGCAGCACTTGCACGTCGTATTTGA
- the rfbA gene encoding glucose-1-phosphate thymidylyltransferase RfbA, with the protein MADRKGIILAGGSGTRLFPITMGVSKQLLPIYDKPMIYYPLSVLMLSGIREVAIITTPHDKEQFERLLGDGSQWGMRFAYIEQPSPDGLAQAFILAEEFLNGAASTLVLGDNIFFGHGLQEMLVDASQQTKGGTVFGYQVADPERYGVVGFDGSGKVDSIIEKPTKPASNYAVTGLYFLDGSAPERARQVQPSERGELEITTLLESYLIEDNLQVQLMGRGYAWLDTGTHGSLLDAGNFVRTLEKRQGQQVGCLEEIAYSNGWITADDLIRRAELFAKNNYGRYLLKLAEQI; encoded by the coding sequence ATGGCGGACCGAAAGGGAATTATTCTTGCGGGTGGATCAGGAACACGGCTTTTTCCAATCACTATGGGCGTCTCGAAGCAACTGCTCCCGATCTATGACAAGCCAATGATTTACTATCCACTAAGCGTTCTGATGTTATCCGGCATCCGCGAAGTTGCCATTATCACTACTCCACATGACAAAGAACAATTCGAACGGTTGCTTGGTGATGGAAGTCAATGGGGCATGCGGTTTGCTTATATCGAACAACCGTCTCCCGACGGTCTGGCGCAAGCATTTATCTTGGCTGAAGAATTTCTGAATGGTGCAGCCTCGACTTTGGTGTTGGGTGACAACATTTTCTTTGGTCACGGCCTTCAGGAAATGCTTGTGGACGCCAGCCAACAAACCAAAGGCGGAACAGTTTTCGGATATCAGGTTGCCGACCCTGAACGCTATGGCGTCGTAGGATTCGACGGTAGCGGGAAAGTTGACTCTATAATTGAAAAACCAACAAAACCAGCATCAAACTACGCCGTAACCGGACTTTATTTTCTGGATGGCTCAGCACCCGAGCGAGCGCGCCAAGTGCAGCCATCAGAACGCGGAGAGCTTGAGATCACGACCCTGTTGGAAAGCTATCTGATCGAAGACAATCTGCAAGTCCAGCTTATGGGGCGCGGATACGCCTGGCTAGATACTGGAACGCACGGCAGTCTGCTAGATGCCGGCAATTTCGTACGAACGCTTGAAAAGCGTCAGGGTCAACAAGTCGGGTGTTTGGAAGAGATCGCGTATTCAAACGGATGGATCACAGCAGATGATCTGATCCGGCGGGCGGAGCTTTTTGCGAAAAACAACTATGGCCGCTACCTCTTGAAGCTGGCCGAGCAGATATAG
- the rfbD gene encoding dTDP-4-dehydrorhamnose reductase, with translation MHVLVFGKSGQVATEISRQASVTALGRQDSDLSDPERCASIIKEIQPDVVINAAAYTAVDKAEDEVGLANTVNGSAPTAMAQAAAESRIPFLHVSTDYVFSGEGQNFSKPQDSVAPCNAYGRSKLLGEEGVRAAGGNHVILRTSWVFSAHGNNFVKTMLRLADQTNELSIVSDQIGGPTPAADIARALLIMAEAMVSGQIGGTYHFAGTPVTSWCDFASEIFAQAGRKVHLIGIPTKDYPTPAKRPLNSRMDCLDIERDFGIKCPDWNLGLVDVLKDLGIKT, from the coding sequence ATGCACGTGCTCGTATTTGGAAAATCTGGTCAAGTTGCCACCGAGATTTCGCGCCAGGCAAGTGTAACTGCCCTGGGGCGCCAGGATTCTGATCTGTCAGACCCTGAACGATGCGCGTCAATAATCAAGGAAATACAGCCAGATGTTGTGATCAATGCAGCAGCCTACACAGCCGTCGACAAGGCTGAAGATGAAGTGGGATTGGCAAATACCGTCAACGGTTCAGCACCAACCGCCATGGCGCAGGCAGCCGCTGAAAGTCGCATCCCGTTTCTGCATGTTTCTACCGACTATGTGTTTAGCGGCGAAGGGCAGAATTTCTCGAAGCCGCAGGATTCAGTCGCACCTTGCAATGCCTATGGGCGTTCAAAGCTGCTGGGAGAAGAAGGAGTGCGTGCCGCAGGCGGCAACCATGTGATTTTGCGGACCAGCTGGGTTTTTTCAGCACACGGCAATAACTTTGTAAAAACGATGCTCCGCCTGGCCGATCAAACCAACGAACTTAGCATTGTCTCTGATCAAATAGGAGGCCCAACCCCGGCCGCTGACATAGCGCGCGCGCTCCTGATCATGGCCGAAGCTATGGTGTCCGGCCAGATTGGCGGCACCTATCACTTTGCCGGAACGCCGGTCACAAGTTGGTGTGATTTTGCATCCGAGATTTTTGCGCAGGCTGGGCGGAAGGTCCATCTGATAGGGATTCCCACCAAGGATTATCCAACACCTGCAAAAAGACCGTTGAATTCTCGTATGGATTGTCTGGATATCGAGCGTGATTTCGGTATTAAGTGTCCCGATTGGAATTTGGGCTTGGTAGACGTTTTAAAGGATTTGGGGATCAAAACCTGA
- the rfbB gene encoding dTDP-glucose 4,6-dehydratase: protein MKLLVTGGAGFIGSAVVRRAVSQGYEVINLDALTYAACLDNVASVAESPLYHFEHVDIRDRAAVDKVFETHQPDAVMHLAAESHVDRSIDGPGDFIETNISGTFNMLEAARKYWLDKGCPESFRFHHISTDEVFGSLPSDPTVQFTETTPYDPRSPYSASKAASDHLVRAWHETYNLPVVLTNCSNNYGPFHFPEKLVPVIIIKALAGEPLPIYGDGKNIRDWLFVEDHADALLVALKNGKVGASYNIGGENERTNLELVQTLCNILDEFRPRSEGSYADLITFVQDRPGHDARYAIDPTRIRSELGWKPSVTVEEGLRKTVEWYLENESWWRALQDRDGVGKRLGTV from the coding sequence ATGAAACTGCTTGTCACCGGGGGCGCGGGCTTCATTGGATCAGCTGTTGTTCGCCGTGCCGTTTCGCAGGGATACGAAGTCATCAATCTGGATGCACTTACCTATGCCGCCTGCTTGGATAACGTTGCCAGCGTCGCAGAAAGCCCGCTTTATCATTTCGAACATGTCGATATCCGCGATCGTGCCGCGGTTGATAAGGTGTTTGAAACACACCAGCCGGATGCGGTCATGCACCTGGCGGCCGAAAGCCATGTCGATCGGTCTATTGATGGCCCCGGCGATTTCATCGAAACCAATATCAGCGGCACGTTTAATATGCTTGAAGCAGCGCGCAAATATTGGTTGGACAAAGGCTGCCCTGAGAGTTTCCGCTTTCACCATATTTCAACTGATGAAGTTTTTGGATCGCTTCCTTCGGATCCCACTGTGCAGTTTACGGAGACAACGCCATATGACCCGCGCAGCCCATATTCTGCGTCGAAAGCAGCATCGGATCATCTGGTTCGCGCATGGCATGAGACCTACAATTTGCCAGTTGTTCTTACCAACTGCTCAAACAATTACGGCCCGTTCCATTTTCCCGAGAAATTGGTCCCTGTCATTATCATCAAGGCGTTGGCTGGCGAACCCTTGCCAATCTACGGCGATGGAAAGAACATTCGGGACTGGTTGTTTGTTGAAGACCACGCTGATGCGCTTCTTGTTGCGCTCAAGAACGGCAAGGTTGGAGCCTCATACAACATCGGGGGCGAGAACGAGCGCACCAATCTGGAACTGGTCCAGACCCTTTGCAATATTCTTGACGAATTTCGACCACGCTCCGAAGGTAGCTATGCAGACCTGATCACATTCGTCCAGGACCGCCCCGGACATGACGCTCGGTATGCGATCGATCCGACAAGAATCCGATCCGAGCTTGGTTGGAAGCCATCGGTAACTGTCGAAGAAGGACTTCGCAAAACCGTTGAATGGTATCTTGAAAATGAAAGCTGGTGGCGTGCTCTTCAGGATCGGGATGGCGTAGGTAAACGTTTGGGAACTGTCTGA